In Spinacia oleracea cultivar Varoflay chromosome 5, BTI_SOV_V1, whole genome shotgun sequence, a single window of DNA contains:
- the LOC110784590 gene encoding putative germin-like protein 2-1 yields MVNIKRGRIPKLVMTTFCMAAFATIIYVANASDPTPLQDFCVGVNNPNSAVVVNGRLCKNPNEVTVNDFLYKRFNVPGDTNNAQGANATLVDITQFSGVNTQGVAMARVDFAPYGLNTPHMHPRGSEIFAVVEGTMYAGFVTSNYKLYDTILKKGDVIVFPQGLIHFQLNLGKTDALAYASFGSQNPGRVNVADSVFATTPRILDDVLTKGFQVDETVIEQLRSQFSAENISINTGRSILKLLSQT; encoded by the exons ATGGTAAATATTAAGAGAGGTCGCATACCAAAACTGGTCATGACAACTTTTTGCATGGCCGCCTTTGCTACGATAATTTACGTGGCAAATGCTTCCGATCCTACACCCCTTCAAGATTTTTGTGTGGGCGTCAATAATCCTAATTCTGCAG TTGTTGTTAACGGGAGGCTTTGCAAGAACCCAAATGAAGTGACAGTAAATGATTTCTTGTATAAAAGGTTTAACGTACCTGGTGACACAAACAACGCACAGGGAGCAAATGCGACACTAGTCGACATAACCCAATTTTCCGGTGTCAACACACAAGGGGTGGCCATGGCTCGGGTAGACTTTGCACCCTATGGCCTGAATACCCCTCACATGCATCCTCGGGGGTCGGAGATTTTTGCCGTGGTGGAAGGAACTATGTATGCTGGCTTTGTGACCTCCAATTACAAGCTATATGACACGATACTTAAGAAGGGTGATGTTATTGTGTTCCCTCAAGGTCTAATCCATTTCCAATTAAATCTTGGGAAGACAGACGCTTTGGCTTATGCCTCATTTGGGAGCCAAAATCCAGGGCGAGTCAATGTCGCTGATAGTGTGTTTGCGACTACCCCACGTATTCTGGACGATGTTCTTACCAAGGGATTCCAAGTGGACGAGACAGTGATCGAGCAACTTCGCTCCCAGTTCTCCGCAGAAAACATATCAATCAACACCGGGAGATCGATTTTAAAATTGTTATCTCAAACTTAA
- the LOC110784569 gene encoding germin-like protein subfamily 1 member 16 encodes MGSSVVVVNGRLCKNPNDVTINDFLYKRFNVPGDTNNAQGANATLVDINQFPGVNTQGVAMVWVDFAPYGLNTPHLHPRGSEIFAVVEGTMYAGFVTSSYKLYDTILKKGDVIVFPQSLIHFQLNLGKTDALAYASFGSQNPGRVNVADSVFATTPHILDNVLTKGFQVDEMVIEQLRSQFSAENISVNTGRSILKLLSQT; translated from the exons ATGggtagctcagttg TGGTTGTTAATGGGAGGCTTTGTAAAAACCCAAATGACGTCACAATAAATGATTTCTTGTATAAAAGGTTTAACGTACCTGGAGACACAAACAACGCCCAGGGAGCAAATGCAACACTAGTCGACATAAACCAATTTCCCGGTGTCAACACACAAGGGGTGGCCATGGTTTGGGTAGACTTTGCACCCTATGGCCTAAATACCCCTCACTTGCATCCTCGTGGCTCGGAGATTTTTGCCGTGGTGGAGGGAACTATGTATGCTGGCTTTGTGACCTCCAGTTACAAGCTATATGACACGATACTTAAGAAGGGTGATGTTATTGTGTTCCCTCAAAGTCTAATCCATTTCCAATTAAATCTTGGTAAGACAGACGCTTTGGCTTATGCCTCATTTGGGAGCCAAAATCCAGGGCGAGTCAATGTCGCTGATAGTGTGTTTGCGACTACCCCACATATTCTAGACAATGTTCTTACCAAGGGGTTTCAGGTGGACGAGATGGTGATTGAGCAACTTCGCTCCCAATTCTCCGCAGAAAACATATCAGTCAACACCGGGAGATCGATCTTAAAACTGTTATCTCAAACTTAA